Proteins encoded together in one Bombus affinis isolate iyBomAffi1 chromosome 2, iyBomAffi1.2, whole genome shotgun sequence window:
- the LOC126928824 gene encoding uncharacterized protein LOC126928824 isoform X2 produces the protein MEDNDRHRATRSRVNLAIRYTMHRQQRLRSSSSSLSSLTLPLSMSRSSIPSTTTSISSVTMPSSTTTSTSPSPSPSTPSSPLSSSSPLSSSSIFLPLSTTWPTSNLSSYSWSVQQTSCSRLPSLPSESSIVSTVSIPCPKLVSVLAWSVTLLLVSSCIGLTDAGILNGHPLGKRSFIDIQCKGIYDKSIFARLDRICEDCYNLFREPQLHQLCRQNCFGTQYFSSCVQALLLEDEKEKLLEMVEYLGGKK, from the exons ATGGAGGACAACGACCGTCACCGCGCTACGAGGAGCCGTGTCAACTTAGCGATTCGCTAC acTATGCATCGGCAACAGAGGCTTCGTTCCTCATCGTCATCTTTATCATCGTTAACCTTACCGCTCTCGATGTCTCGTTCATCCATCCCATCCACAACTACATCGATATCGTCTGTAACGATGCCGTCTTCTACGACAACCTCAACGTCGCCATCGCCGTCGCCATCGACGCCGTCGTCGCCATTATCGTCGTCATCGCCGTTGTCATCGTCGTCCATCTTTCTACCATTGTCAACGACGTGGCCGACATCGAACTTGTCGTCATATTCCTGGAGCGTACAACAAACCTCATGTTCGAGGTTACCTTCGTTACCGAGCGAATCGTCGATCGTGTCAACTGTATCGATACCCTGCCCAAAACTCGTCTCTGTGTTAGCTTGGTCTGTGACACTGTTACTCGTTTCGTCGTGCATCGGTCTAACGGACGCTGGCATCTTGAATGGACATCCTTTGGGTAAAAGGTCCTTTATCGATATTCAATGTAAGGGTATATACGATAAAAGTATCTTTGCCCGGCTGGACCGTATCTGCGAGGATTGTTATAACCTGTTTCGGGAACCTCAATTACATCAACTATGCAG GCAAAACTGCTTTGGTACGCAATACTTCAGCAGCTGCGTTCAAGCATTGCTGCTTGAAGATGAAAAGGAAAAGCTTTTGGAGATGGTCGAGTACCTAGGCGGCAAGAAGTAA
- the LOC126928824 gene encoding uncharacterized protein LOC126928824 isoform X1, translating into MEDNDRHRATRSRVNLAIRYTMHRQQRLRSSSSSLSSLTLPLSMSRSSIPSTTTSISSVTMPSSTTTSTSPSPSPSTPSSPLSSSSPLSSSSIFLPLSTTWPTSNLSSYSWSVQQTSCSRLPSLPSESSIVSTVSIPCPKLVSVLAWSVTLLLVSSCIGLTDAGILNGHPLGKRSFIDIQCKGIYDKSIFARLDRICEDCYNLFREPQLHQLCRKNCFTSDYFKGCLDVLLLQDEVEKIQTWIKTLHGAEPGV; encoded by the exons ATGGAGGACAACGACCGTCACCGCGCTACGAGGAGCCGTGTCAACTTAGCGATTCGCTAC acTATGCATCGGCAACAGAGGCTTCGTTCCTCATCGTCATCTTTATCATCGTTAACCTTACCGCTCTCGATGTCTCGTTCATCCATCCCATCCACAACTACATCGATATCGTCTGTAACGATGCCGTCTTCTACGACAACCTCAACGTCGCCATCGCCGTCGCCATCGACGCCGTCGTCGCCATTATCGTCGTCATCGCCGTTGTCATCGTCGTCCATCTTTCTACCATTGTCAACGACGTGGCCGACATCGAACTTGTCGTCATATTCCTGGAGCGTACAACAAACCTCATGTTCGAGGTTACCTTCGTTACCGAGCGAATCGTCGATCGTGTCAACTGTATCGATACCCTGCCCAAAACTCGTCTCTGTGTTAGCTTGGTCTGTGACACTGTTACTCGTTTCGTCGTGCATCGGTCTAACGGACGCTGGCATCTTGAATGGACATCCTTTGGGTAAAAGGTCCTTTATCGATATTCAATGTAAGGGTATATACGATAAAAGTATCTTTGCCCGGCTGGACCGTATCTGCGAGGATTGTTATAACCTGTTTCGGGAACCTCAATTACATCAACTATGCAG GAAAAACTGCTTTACATCAGACTACTTCAAAGGATGCTTAGACGTACTGTTGTTACAAGACGAAGTAGAGAAGATCCAAACATGGATCAAGACACTTCATGGAGCGGAACCCGGGGTTTAG
- the LOC126928824 gene encoding ion transport peptide-like isoform X3, which produces MHRQQRLRSSSSSLSSLTLPLSMSRSSIPSTTTSISSVTMPSSTTTSTSPSPSPSTPSSPLSSSSPLSSSSIFLPLSTTWPTSNLSSYSWSVQQTSCSRLPSLPSESSIVSTVSIPCPKLVSVLAWSVTLLLVSSCIGLTDAGILNGHPLGKRSFIDIQCKGIYDKSIFARLDRICEDCYNLFREPQLHQLCRKNCFTSDYFKGCLDVLLLQDEVEKIQTWIKTLHGAEPGV; this is translated from the exons ATGCATCGGCAACAGAGGCTTCGTTCCTCATCGTCATCTTTATCATCGTTAACCTTACCGCTCTCGATGTCTCGTTCATCCATCCCATCCACAACTACATCGATATCGTCTGTAACGATGCCGTCTTCTACGACAACCTCAACGTCGCCATCGCCGTCGCCATCGACGCCGTCGTCGCCATTATCGTCGTCATCGCCGTTGTCATCGTCGTCCATCTTTCTACCATTGTCAACGACGTGGCCGACATCGAACTTGTCGTCATATTCCTGGAGCGTACAACAAACCTCATGTTCGAGGTTACCTTCGTTACCGAGCGAATCGTCGATCGTGTCAACTGTATCGATACCCTGCCCAAAACTCGTCTCTGTGTTAGCTTGGTCTGTGACACTGTTACTCGTTTCGTCGTGCATCGGTCTAACGGACGCTGGCATCTTGAATGGACATCCTTTGGGTAAAAGGTCCTTTATCGATATTCAATGTAAGGGTATATACGATAAAAGTATCTTTGCCCGGCTGGACCGTATCTGCGAGGATTGTTATAACCTGTTTCGGGAACCTCAATTACATCAACTATGCAG GAAAAACTGCTTTACATCAGACTACTTCAAAGGATGCTTAGACGTACTGTTGTTACAAGACGAAGTAGAGAAGATCCAAACATGGATCAAGACACTTCATGGAGCGGAACCCGGGGTTTAG
- the LOC126928799 gene encoding peroxisomal leader peptide-processing protease isoform X1 yields MAEEREEEEEEEEEEKEEEGGGEKRNRLSGKRADSREKEEGRKRKGFLFFAKGRTVTEEAWNEQISTMYVTENVFISYASLTEGTIVSHGYSGVLVAEHWVLAHGSMLAPVLSRSRDFLRFFTVLNSGDLAMAQASEQLFDDLTFQIHHRNHSLKKSGKLVAVWKCPLLEETLENSLKNFTFEKQHDFDRLLLPVFLMIKCESFESSDETIGREKDWTFVESKQLGGESEVTDKAKVKQVLLQLAKQAAVGKITKGAIIELVSTPFGNAFFIDSVSRGIIGNLLGTNQCLVVIDVTSFPGCEGSPVFLINDCGRGNICGMVIASLSRYRGEWVNCTFAVNLLSLLKRILQSRVFKDDSRCLPCEILPFTWPSLPEIDTLEKSIAIVKCGPNWGTATLVDEQSGTFITCAHVVTMAPERKIKLATCIIDTDKFEWFAEASLIYKTPTERPYDIAVLKIDLKFKEPSMKAIELADTDAQKGEEILSIGFPISLKGRPTISSGIVSKTWRHMFQTNCCVHGGVSGGPIVRRANFKMLGIVVCNVALSNDSVLYPRLCMAIPTTVFKKPLDDYLRTADPKALEGLTQYDKSVASTWNFAPFLPSNM; encoded by the exons ATGGctgaagaaagagaagaagaagaagaagaagaagaagaagaaaaagaagaagaaggaggaggagagAAAAGGAACCGTTTGAGCGGTAAGCGAGCAGATTcaagggaaaaagaagaaggaagaaaaaggaaag gATTCCTTTTCTTCGCTAAAGGACGAACGGTTACGGAAGAAGCGTGGAACGAGCAGATATCGACGATGTACGTGacagaaaatgttttcataTCATACGCTTCCCTGACGGAAGggacaatagtttcacatggtTATTCTGGCGTCTTAGTCGCAGAACATTGGGTACTCGCACACGGTTCCATGCTGGCTCCAGTTTTATCTCGATCCCGAgatttccttcgtttctttACAGTTTTAAATTCCGGAGATTTAGCCATGGCTCAAGCATCGGAACAGCTGTTCGATGATTTAACGTTTCAGATACACCATCGTAACCATTCGTTAAAGAAATCAGGAAAGTTAGTAGCTGTTTGGAAATGTCCTCTTTTGGAGGAAACGCTAGAGAATTCTTTGAAAAATTTTACCTTCGAGAAACAACACGATTTTGATCGTCTTTTATTGCCTGTCTTCTTGATGATCAAATGCGAATCGTTCGAATCGAGCGACGAAACAATAGGTCGAGAAAAAGACTGGACATTCGTAGAAAGTAAGCAGCTGGGCGGAGAATCAGAAGTAACGGATAAAGCGAAAGTTAAACAAGTTTTACTTCAACTTGCGAAACAAGCTGCTGTCGGCAAAATTACAAAAGGAGCTATCATCGAATTAGTCTCGACGCCGTTTGGAAATGCATTTTTTATCGACTCCGTGAGTCGCGGAATTATTGGAAACTTACTTGGAACCAACCAGTGTCTCGTTGTAATCGATGTGACTAGTTTCCCTGGATGCGAAGGTAGTCCtgtatttttaatcaacgattg TGGTCGAGGAAATATTTGCGGCATGGTAATTGCGTCATTAAGCCGGTACCGCGGAGAATGGGTAAATTGTACTTTCGCTGTGAACCTGTTATCATTGTTGAAACGAATTCTCCAAAGTCGTGTCTTCAAAGATGATTCTCGATGTTTGCCCTGCGAGATTTTACCTTTCACATGGCCGAGTCTACCCGAAATTG ACACCCTTGAAAAAAGTATCGCGATCGTAAAGTGTGGACCGAATTGGGGCACCGCTACTTTAGTAGACGAACAAAGCGGAACATTCATAACGTGCGCACATGTTGTTACAATG GCACcagaaagaaaaattaaactTGCAACCTGCATTATAGATACAGATAAGTTCGAATGGTTTGCAGAAGCAAGTTTGATATATAAAACACCGACAGAACGACCTTATGATATTGCTGTATTGAAGATCGATCTAAAGTTCAAAGAACCTTCGATGAAGGCTATCGAACTTGCCGATACAGATGCACAGAAGG GGGAAGAAATACTTTCTATAGGATTTCCAATCTCCTTGAAAGGACGGCCTACCATCAGCAGCGGAATAGTATCAAAAACCTGGCGACACATGTTTCAAACCAATTGTTGCGTGCACGGTGGCGTTAGCGGTGGACCCATTGTTCGACGCGCCAATTTTAAAATGTTAGGGATAGTGGTTTGCAACGTTGCTTTATCGAACGATTCTGTTTTATATCCACGATTGTGCATGGCAATACCGACTACTGTTTTTAAGAAACCACTGGATGATTATCTACGAACTGCTG ATCCTAAAGCGTTAGAAGGATTGACCCAATATGATAAGAGCGTTGCAAGCACTTGGAATTTTGCTCCTTTTCTTCCCtcaaatatgtaa
- the LOC126928799 gene encoding peroxisomal leader peptide-processing protease isoform X2 has protein sequence MKFVEYSRAEQNKANQDKTRRDKTRQGKARQGKASQGKARQGFLFFAKGRTVTEEAWNEQISTMYVTENVFISYASLTEGTIVSHGYSGVLVAEHWVLAHGSMLAPVLSRSRDFLRFFTVLNSGDLAMAQASEQLFDDLTFQIHHRNHSLKKSGKLVAVWKCPLLEETLENSLKNFTFEKQHDFDRLLLPVFLMIKCESFESSDETIGREKDWTFVESKQLGGESEVTDKAKVKQVLLQLAKQAAVGKITKGAIIELVSTPFGNAFFIDSVSRGIIGNLLGTNQCLVVIDVTSFPGCEGSPVFLINDCGRGNICGMVIASLSRYRGEWVNCTFAVNLLSLLKRILQSRVFKDDSRCLPCEILPFTWPSLPEIDTLEKSIAIVKCGPNWGTATLVDEQSGTFITCAHVVTMAPERKIKLATCIIDTDKFEWFAEASLIYKTPTERPYDIAVLKIDLKFKEPSMKAIELADTDAQKGEEILSIGFPISLKGRPTISSGIVSKTWRHMFQTNCCVHGGVSGGPIVRRANFKMLGIVVCNVALSNDSVLYPRLCMAIPTTVFKKPLDDYLRTADPKALEGLTQYDKSVASTWNFAPFLPSNM, from the exons ATGAAATTCGTGGAATACTCACGAGCAGAGCAAAACAAGGCAAATCAAGACAAGACAAGGCGAGACAAGACAAGGCAAGGCAAGGCAAGGCAAGGCAAGGCAAGCCAAGGCAAAGCAAGGCAAG gATTCCTTTTCTTCGCTAAAGGACGAACGGTTACGGAAGAAGCGTGGAACGAGCAGATATCGACGATGTACGTGacagaaaatgttttcataTCATACGCTTCCCTGACGGAAGggacaatagtttcacatggtTATTCTGGCGTCTTAGTCGCAGAACATTGGGTACTCGCACACGGTTCCATGCTGGCTCCAGTTTTATCTCGATCCCGAgatttccttcgtttctttACAGTTTTAAATTCCGGAGATTTAGCCATGGCTCAAGCATCGGAACAGCTGTTCGATGATTTAACGTTTCAGATACACCATCGTAACCATTCGTTAAAGAAATCAGGAAAGTTAGTAGCTGTTTGGAAATGTCCTCTTTTGGAGGAAACGCTAGAGAATTCTTTGAAAAATTTTACCTTCGAGAAACAACACGATTTTGATCGTCTTTTATTGCCTGTCTTCTTGATGATCAAATGCGAATCGTTCGAATCGAGCGACGAAACAATAGGTCGAGAAAAAGACTGGACATTCGTAGAAAGTAAGCAGCTGGGCGGAGAATCAGAAGTAACGGATAAAGCGAAAGTTAAACAAGTTTTACTTCAACTTGCGAAACAAGCTGCTGTCGGCAAAATTACAAAAGGAGCTATCATCGAATTAGTCTCGACGCCGTTTGGAAATGCATTTTTTATCGACTCCGTGAGTCGCGGAATTATTGGAAACTTACTTGGAACCAACCAGTGTCTCGTTGTAATCGATGTGACTAGTTTCCCTGGATGCGAAGGTAGTCCtgtatttttaatcaacgattg TGGTCGAGGAAATATTTGCGGCATGGTAATTGCGTCATTAAGCCGGTACCGCGGAGAATGGGTAAATTGTACTTTCGCTGTGAACCTGTTATCATTGTTGAAACGAATTCTCCAAAGTCGTGTCTTCAAAGATGATTCTCGATGTTTGCCCTGCGAGATTTTACCTTTCACATGGCCGAGTCTACCCGAAATTG ACACCCTTGAAAAAAGTATCGCGATCGTAAAGTGTGGACCGAATTGGGGCACCGCTACTTTAGTAGACGAACAAAGCGGAACATTCATAACGTGCGCACATGTTGTTACAATG GCACcagaaagaaaaattaaactTGCAACCTGCATTATAGATACAGATAAGTTCGAATGGTTTGCAGAAGCAAGTTTGATATATAAAACACCGACAGAACGACCTTATGATATTGCTGTATTGAAGATCGATCTAAAGTTCAAAGAACCTTCGATGAAGGCTATCGAACTTGCCGATACAGATGCACAGAAGG GGGAAGAAATACTTTCTATAGGATTTCCAATCTCCTTGAAAGGACGGCCTACCATCAGCAGCGGAATAGTATCAAAAACCTGGCGACACATGTTTCAAACCAATTGTTGCGTGCACGGTGGCGTTAGCGGTGGACCCATTGTTCGACGCGCCAATTTTAAAATGTTAGGGATAGTGGTTTGCAACGTTGCTTTATCGAACGATTCTGTTTTATATCCACGATTGTGCATGGCAATACCGACTACTGTTTTTAAGAAACCACTGGATGATTATCTACGAACTGCTG ATCCTAAAGCGTTAGAAGGATTGACCCAATATGATAAGAGCGTTGCAAGCACTTGGAATTTTGCTCCTTTTCTTCCCtcaaatatgtaa
- the LOC126928799 gene encoding peroxisomal leader peptide-processing protease isoform X3: MAFEKRFLFFAKGRTVTEEAWNEQISTMYVTENVFISYASLTEGTIVSHGYSGVLVAEHWVLAHGSMLAPVLSRSRDFLRFFTVLNSGDLAMAQASEQLFDDLTFQIHHRNHSLKKSGKLVAVWKCPLLEETLENSLKNFTFEKQHDFDRLLLPVFLMIKCESFESSDETIGREKDWTFVESKQLGGESEVTDKAKVKQVLLQLAKQAAVGKITKGAIIELVSTPFGNAFFIDSVSRGIIGNLLGTNQCLVVIDVTSFPGCEGSPVFLINDCGRGNICGMVIASLSRYRGEWVNCTFAVNLLSLLKRILQSRVFKDDSRCLPCEILPFTWPSLPEIDTLEKSIAIVKCGPNWGTATLVDEQSGTFITCAHVVTMAPERKIKLATCIIDTDKFEWFAEASLIYKTPTERPYDIAVLKIDLKFKEPSMKAIELADTDAQKGEEILSIGFPISLKGRPTISSGIVSKTWRHMFQTNCCVHGGVSGGPIVRRANFKMLGIVVCNVALSNDSVLYPRLCMAIPTTVFKKPLDDYLRTADPKALEGLTQYDKSVASTWNFAPFLPSNM, encoded by the exons ATGGCGTTTGAAAAGA gATTCCTTTTCTTCGCTAAAGGACGAACGGTTACGGAAGAAGCGTGGAACGAGCAGATATCGACGATGTACGTGacagaaaatgttttcataTCATACGCTTCCCTGACGGAAGggacaatagtttcacatggtTATTCTGGCGTCTTAGTCGCAGAACATTGGGTACTCGCACACGGTTCCATGCTGGCTCCAGTTTTATCTCGATCCCGAgatttccttcgtttctttACAGTTTTAAATTCCGGAGATTTAGCCATGGCTCAAGCATCGGAACAGCTGTTCGATGATTTAACGTTTCAGATACACCATCGTAACCATTCGTTAAAGAAATCAGGAAAGTTAGTAGCTGTTTGGAAATGTCCTCTTTTGGAGGAAACGCTAGAGAATTCTTTGAAAAATTTTACCTTCGAGAAACAACACGATTTTGATCGTCTTTTATTGCCTGTCTTCTTGATGATCAAATGCGAATCGTTCGAATCGAGCGACGAAACAATAGGTCGAGAAAAAGACTGGACATTCGTAGAAAGTAAGCAGCTGGGCGGAGAATCAGAAGTAACGGATAAAGCGAAAGTTAAACAAGTTTTACTTCAACTTGCGAAACAAGCTGCTGTCGGCAAAATTACAAAAGGAGCTATCATCGAATTAGTCTCGACGCCGTTTGGAAATGCATTTTTTATCGACTCCGTGAGTCGCGGAATTATTGGAAACTTACTTGGAACCAACCAGTGTCTCGTTGTAATCGATGTGACTAGTTTCCCTGGATGCGAAGGTAGTCCtgtatttttaatcaacgattg TGGTCGAGGAAATATTTGCGGCATGGTAATTGCGTCATTAAGCCGGTACCGCGGAGAATGGGTAAATTGTACTTTCGCTGTGAACCTGTTATCATTGTTGAAACGAATTCTCCAAAGTCGTGTCTTCAAAGATGATTCTCGATGTTTGCCCTGCGAGATTTTACCTTTCACATGGCCGAGTCTACCCGAAATTG ACACCCTTGAAAAAAGTATCGCGATCGTAAAGTGTGGACCGAATTGGGGCACCGCTACTTTAGTAGACGAACAAAGCGGAACATTCATAACGTGCGCACATGTTGTTACAATG GCACcagaaagaaaaattaaactTGCAACCTGCATTATAGATACAGATAAGTTCGAATGGTTTGCAGAAGCAAGTTTGATATATAAAACACCGACAGAACGACCTTATGATATTGCTGTATTGAAGATCGATCTAAAGTTCAAAGAACCTTCGATGAAGGCTATCGAACTTGCCGATACAGATGCACAGAAGG GGGAAGAAATACTTTCTATAGGATTTCCAATCTCCTTGAAAGGACGGCCTACCATCAGCAGCGGAATAGTATCAAAAACCTGGCGACACATGTTTCAAACCAATTGTTGCGTGCACGGTGGCGTTAGCGGTGGACCCATTGTTCGACGCGCCAATTTTAAAATGTTAGGGATAGTGGTTTGCAACGTTGCTTTATCGAACGATTCTGTTTTATATCCACGATTGTGCATGGCAATACCGACTACTGTTTTTAAGAAACCACTGGATGATTATCTACGAACTGCTG ATCCTAAAGCGTTAGAAGGATTGACCCAATATGATAAGAGCGTTGCAAGCACTTGGAATTTTGCTCCTTTTCTTCCCtcaaatatgtaa
- the LOC126928799 gene encoding peroxisomal leader peptide-processing protease isoform X4 yields MYVTENVFISYASLTEGTIVSHGYSGVLVAEHWVLAHGSMLAPVLSRSRDFLRFFTVLNSGDLAMAQASEQLFDDLTFQIHHRNHSLKKSGKLVAVWKCPLLEETLENSLKNFTFEKQHDFDRLLLPVFLMIKCESFESSDETIGREKDWTFVESKQLGGESEVTDKAKVKQVLLQLAKQAAVGKITKGAIIELVSTPFGNAFFIDSVSRGIIGNLLGTNQCLVVIDVTSFPGCEGSPVFLINDCGRGNICGMVIASLSRYRGEWVNCTFAVNLLSLLKRILQSRVFKDDSRCLPCEILPFTWPSLPEIDTLEKSIAIVKCGPNWGTATLVDEQSGTFITCAHVVTMAPERKIKLATCIIDTDKFEWFAEASLIYKTPTERPYDIAVLKIDLKFKEPSMKAIELADTDAQKGEEILSIGFPISLKGRPTISSGIVSKTWRHMFQTNCCVHGGVSGGPIVRRANFKMLGIVVCNVALSNDSVLYPRLCMAIPTTVFKKPLDDYLRTADPKALEGLTQYDKSVASTWNFAPFLPSNM; encoded by the exons ATGTACGTGacagaaaatgttttcataTCATACGCTTCCCTGACGGAAGggacaatagtttcacatggtTATTCTGGCGTCTTAGTCGCAGAACATTGGGTACTCGCACACGGTTCCATGCTGGCTCCAGTTTTATCTCGATCCCGAgatttccttcgtttctttACAGTTTTAAATTCCGGAGATTTAGCCATGGCTCAAGCATCGGAACAGCTGTTCGATGATTTAACGTTTCAGATACACCATCGTAACCATTCGTTAAAGAAATCAGGAAAGTTAGTAGCTGTTTGGAAATGTCCTCTTTTGGAGGAAACGCTAGAGAATTCTTTGAAAAATTTTACCTTCGAGAAACAACACGATTTTGATCGTCTTTTATTGCCTGTCTTCTTGATGATCAAATGCGAATCGTTCGAATCGAGCGACGAAACAATAGGTCGAGAAAAAGACTGGACATTCGTAGAAAGTAAGCAGCTGGGCGGAGAATCAGAAGTAACGGATAAAGCGAAAGTTAAACAAGTTTTACTTCAACTTGCGAAACAAGCTGCTGTCGGCAAAATTACAAAAGGAGCTATCATCGAATTAGTCTCGACGCCGTTTGGAAATGCATTTTTTATCGACTCCGTGAGTCGCGGAATTATTGGAAACTTACTTGGAACCAACCAGTGTCTCGTTGTAATCGATGTGACTAGTTTCCCTGGATGCGAAGGTAGTCCtgtatttttaatcaacgattg TGGTCGAGGAAATATTTGCGGCATGGTAATTGCGTCATTAAGCCGGTACCGCGGAGAATGGGTAAATTGTACTTTCGCTGTGAACCTGTTATCATTGTTGAAACGAATTCTCCAAAGTCGTGTCTTCAAAGATGATTCTCGATGTTTGCCCTGCGAGATTTTACCTTTCACATGGCCGAGTCTACCCGAAATTG ACACCCTTGAAAAAAGTATCGCGATCGTAAAGTGTGGACCGAATTGGGGCACCGCTACTTTAGTAGACGAACAAAGCGGAACATTCATAACGTGCGCACATGTTGTTACAATG GCACcagaaagaaaaattaaactTGCAACCTGCATTATAGATACAGATAAGTTCGAATGGTTTGCAGAAGCAAGTTTGATATATAAAACACCGACAGAACGACCTTATGATATTGCTGTATTGAAGATCGATCTAAAGTTCAAAGAACCTTCGATGAAGGCTATCGAACTTGCCGATACAGATGCACAGAAGG GGGAAGAAATACTTTCTATAGGATTTCCAATCTCCTTGAAAGGACGGCCTACCATCAGCAGCGGAATAGTATCAAAAACCTGGCGACACATGTTTCAAACCAATTGTTGCGTGCACGGTGGCGTTAGCGGTGGACCCATTGTTCGACGCGCCAATTTTAAAATGTTAGGGATAGTGGTTTGCAACGTTGCTTTATCGAACGATTCTGTTTTATATCCACGATTGTGCATGGCAATACCGACTACTGTTTTTAAGAAACCACTGGATGATTATCTACGAACTGCTG ATCCTAAAGCGTTAGAAGGATTGACCCAATATGATAAGAGCGTTGCAAGCACTTGGAATTTTGCTCCTTTTCTTCCCtcaaatatgtaa
- the LOC126928827 gene encoding activator of basal transcription 1-like produces the protein MDMEVENIENIEDVKLDNTSKVKKKKRGIVYLSNIPKYMNITKIRELFSIYGKVGRIYLQLAENELGRDDKTKKRKKVGTRLFTEGWVEFESKAVAKYVATTLNNTQISSRKRSKFYDTIWNIKYLPRFKWIHLSERLAYERAVHKQRLQAEIAQAKREANFYSHNIDRSRKLRQVQKDGHSSFVPPEIKQRDTDVEIRSKKENEPVTDRTDFLKSLFG, from the exons ATGGATATGGAAGTGGAAAACATTGAAAATATAGAGGATGTAAAACTCGATAATACATCgaaagtgaaaaaaaaaaaacgaggaaTTGTATATTTATCTAATATACCTAAATACATGAATATCACGAAAATTCGtgaattattttctatatacGGGAAAGTTGGAAGAATCTATTTACAGTTAGCAGAAAATG AACTGGGACGCGATGATAAaacaaagaaacgaaagaaagttgGTACAAGGTTGTTTACAGAAGGTTGGGTTGAATTTGAAAGTAAGGCAGTAGCAAAATATGTTGCGACTACATTAAACAATACACAGATCTCATCTAGAAAAAGAAGCAAATTTTATGATACTATTTGGAACATAAAGTATCTACCAAG ATTCAAGTGGATTCATTTAAGTGAACGTTTAGCTTATGAACGAGCTGTACATAAACAAAGATTACAAGCTGAAATTGCACAGGCAAAACGAGAAGCAAACTTCTATTCGCACAATATCGATAGAAGTAGGAAGCTACGTCAAGTACAAAAAGATGGACATAGTAGTTTTGTACCGCCTGAAATAAAACAGAGGGATACCGATGTTGAAATCAGAAGCAAAAAGGAAAATGAACCTGTAACAGATAGAACAGATTTCTTAAAATCCTTGTTCGGATGA